The following proteins come from a genomic window of Streptomyces sp. GS7:
- a CDS encoding acyltransferase, with the protein MRVPIDQNVFSSLAAWRRRALSRAVHRGARWVREAAAVSAERPGPYRFRRIGTGTRLAYPQGTVFGDPWIEIGDYCIIAQDVTLTAGMMPDLDLGPEPILTLGNGVVLGRGSHVIADVRLTIGDDCFFGPGVYVTTTNHSYDDPEVPVGKQWPRTDPVAIGPGSWIGTGAVILPGARLGRNVVVAAGSVVRGEVPDHAVVAGAPAKVVRSWDPRDGWQPPLRTPAPVPIPEGVTPEQLRALGDWEQGEAAEPARQGAPGG; encoded by the coding sequence GTGCGGGTGCCGATAGACCAGAACGTGTTCTCGTCCCTTGCGGCCTGGCGGCGCCGGGCCCTGTCGCGCGCCGTCCACCGGGGCGCGCGCTGGGTGCGCGAGGCAGCGGCCGTCAGCGCCGAGCGCCCCGGCCCCTACCGCTTCCGTCGGATCGGCACCGGAACCCGGCTCGCCTATCCGCAGGGCACGGTCTTCGGTGACCCCTGGATCGAGATCGGCGACTACTGCATCATCGCCCAGGACGTGACGCTGACCGCGGGCATGATGCCGGACCTGGACCTCGGGCCGGAGCCGATCCTGACGCTGGGCAACGGTGTGGTGCTCGGGCGCGGCAGCCATGTGATCGCGGATGTCCGGCTGACGATCGGCGACGACTGCTTCTTCGGTCCAGGGGTGTACGTCACCACGACCAACCACAGTTACGACGATCCCGAGGTGCCGGTGGGCAAGCAGTGGCCGCGCACCGATCCGGTCGCCATCGGCCCCGGCAGCTGGATCGGTACCGGGGCGGTGATCCTGCCCGGCGCGCGGCTGGGCAGGAACGTGGTGGTCGCGGCGGGCTCCGTCGTACGCGGCGAGGTCCCCGACCACGCGGTGGTGGCCGGGGCGCCCGCGAAGGTCGTGCGCAGCTGGGATCCGCGGGACGGCTGGCAGCCGCCGCTGCGGACACCGGCGCCGGTACCGATCCCGGAGGGCGTCACGCCGGAGCAGCTGCGCGCGCTGGGGGACTGGGAGCAGGGGGAGGCGGCCGAACCGGCGCGCCAGGGGGCGCCCGGCGGCTGA
- a CDS encoding DMT family transporter, with the protein MTAAFALATSLLWGLADFGGGLLTRRFHALTVVVVSQTLAAVVLGGIVLATGGWREAGPQLWFAVAAGVVGPVSMLCFYRALALGPMGVVSPLGSLGTVLVPLGVGILAGERPGLLQATGMAVAVAGVLLAGGPRLGGASVARQTLVLTLISALGFGAVMALIAQASTTVTGLFLALFVQRVCNMAVGGTALYVTVRRGTPALPAEGFAAVRRTLPALAFVGIADVAANGTYAVAAQHGPVTMAAVLASLYPVVTALAALGVLKERMRAVQTAGASLALVGSILLAAHS; encoded by the coding sequence ATGACGGCCGCCTTCGCCCTGGCCACCAGCCTCCTCTGGGGGCTCGCCGACTTCGGCGGCGGACTGCTCACCCGACGTTTCCACGCACTTACCGTCGTGGTGGTCTCGCAGACGCTCGCCGCCGTGGTGCTGGGCGGCATCGTGCTGGCCACCGGCGGCTGGCGGGAGGCCGGACCGCAGCTGTGGTTCGCGGTCGCGGCCGGTGTCGTCGGCCCGGTGTCGATGCTCTGCTTCTACCGCGCACTGGCCCTCGGCCCGATGGGCGTGGTCTCCCCGCTCGGCTCGCTCGGCACCGTCCTCGTACCGCTCGGCGTCGGCATCCTCGCGGGCGAACGGCCGGGACTCCTCCAGGCCACCGGTATGGCCGTCGCGGTGGCGGGCGTCCTGCTGGCGGGCGGGCCGCGGCTCGGCGGCGCGTCCGTGGCCCGCCAGACGCTCGTGCTCACGCTGATATCGGCGCTCGGCTTCGGCGCGGTGATGGCCCTGATCGCGCAGGCGTCCACGACCGTCACCGGGCTCTTCCTCGCGCTGTTCGTCCAGCGGGTGTGCAATATGGCGGTCGGCGGCACGGCGCTCTACGTCACCGTCCGGCGCGGTACCCCGGCACTGCCCGCCGAGGGCTTCGCCGCCGTCCGCCGTACGCTCCCCGCACTCGCCTTCGTCGGGATCGCCGACGTCGCCGCCAACGGCACCTACGCCGTCGCCGCCCAGCACGGCCCGGTCACGATGGCGGCGGTGCTCGCCTCCCTCTACCCGGTGGTCACCGCACTCGCCGCGCTCGGCGTCCTCAAGGAGCGGATGCGCGCGGTACAGACCGCCGGCGCCTCACTCGCCCTGGTCGGCTCGATCCTGCTCGCCGCGCACAGCTGA
- a CDS encoding helix-turn-helix domain-containing protein, with translation MTDLDQLTQSLARNLKRWRTERGYTLDALAARAGVSRGMIIQIEQARTNPSVGTTVKIADALGVSITTLLDYEQGPQVRIVAPGEAVRMWSTEAGSHTSLLVGGEAPGPFEMWDWRLMPGDESVSDPHPPGTVELLHVRAGTLTLVVDGAEHAVAAGASATFEAKVPHVYRNDGEEPVEMTMSVIIPL, from the coding sequence GTGACGGATCTCGACCAGCTCACGCAGTCGCTCGCCCGCAACCTCAAACGCTGGCGCACCGAACGCGGCTACACCCTCGACGCGCTCGCGGCCCGCGCCGGAGTGAGCCGCGGCATGATCATCCAGATCGAGCAGGCCCGTACGAACCCGAGCGTGGGGACCACCGTCAAGATCGCCGACGCGCTCGGCGTCAGCATCACCACGCTCCTCGACTACGAACAGGGCCCGCAGGTACGGATCGTGGCACCGGGCGAGGCGGTCCGCATGTGGTCCACCGAGGCCGGGAGCCACACCTCGCTCCTGGTGGGCGGCGAGGCGCCGGGCCCCTTCGAGATGTGGGACTGGCGGCTGATGCCCGGCGACGAGAGCGTCTCCGATCCGCATCCGCCGGGCACCGTCGAGCTGCTGCACGTCCGGGCCGGCACCCTCACGCTGGTCGTGGACGGCGCCGAGCACGCGGTGGCCGCCGGCGCCTCGGCGACCTTCGAGGCCAAGGTCCCGCACGTCTACCGCAACGACGGCGAGGAGCCGGTGGAGATGACCATGTCGGT